Within the Mycobacterium gordonae genome, the region TACCAGGATTCGGGCGACTACGAGCCCGCCGCCGGCGAGTAGCCCACGGGGTTACGCGCAGGTGCCTCGCGACGGCGTTGGCACCGGCGTGGCGCGCACCTAGCACCGCCGTCAGAAACTCGCCCGGGCCAGAAAGCGCTGGACAGCCTGTACCTCGCCGTCCACCCGCACCTGCTCCACCCGGCGGCGCCCCCACAACAACAACGCCAGGTCGGACGCGGCCGCGCGCACCCGGGCCTGGGCATCGTCAGAGCTCGTCAGCAGCTGACAGGCGCCGCCACCCGCCCGGACCGTCCAATTGGCGTCAATGTCGCTGCATTGCAACGCTATCGTCTGGGACGGCCCCTCCAGGTCGCGGGACATCCCCGGCAGTACCTCCTCGAGAAACTCCGCGACACCGTCCGCAGCCAACCACGGCTCGATGGCCTCGTCGAGTCCCAGCGCGCCGACGGCGTCCCAGCGGTGAATGGAGGTCTCGTGAGCGACCCGGCGCTGGATGAAGCCCACATTGTGACGACGGCCCCACGTCCAGGCGGGGCTCTCGGCGTCGATTCCGGCGAGCGTGCTCGCGGTCTCCTCGAGACCATCAGCGAACCACTGCACAAGATCCCGCTCGCCCGGCCGCGCAGGCTCGCCGAAGTTTTCCGGCCCGGCCACGACGCCCGTGGCGACCTGACGCCAGAACGTATGGACGACGCCGACGTGCCACACCAGATCGGCGATGATCCACCCGGCGCAACTGGGCACGACGCGCGGCAGCCCGGCCCGGGCCACATCAATGATGCGGTCGCCGTCGCGTCGCAGGGCGTCGATGTAGTCAGCCGAATTCACCGGCACCTCAAATCACGTGCGGGGCGATGAGGACCGCGGCGCCGGACACGATGAGCCCGATCACGAACGCGATGACCGTGAATCCCATCACCTGACGGACGTTGAGCCGGGCGATGGCCAGCAAGGGAAGCAGCCAGAACGGCTGGATCATGTTCGCGACTGACTCACCGACCGCGACGGCCATGGAGATCAGCCCGAGATAAGCCGGGGAGCGTTGCCCGAGGGCAAGCGCCGAGTCCACCGCGACGGGCCCCTGGACCGCCCAGTGGCCGCCGCCCGACGGCACGAACAGCGAGATGACAACCGAACCCAGGAAGGTCAGAAACGGCAGCGTGTACTCGTTGGCGCCGATCACCAGCGCCTGCGCCAGCACCGTCTGCAGGGCCTTGCCCGATTGCGTTGGCAGATAAGCCAATAGCCCGACTATCCCGCCATAGAGCGGATACTGCAGCAGCAGCGGTCCCGACACCTTCGCAGCCTCGGAGAACGCGCGGATGAACCGTATCGGCGTGCGATGCAGCAGCGCACCGGTGACGGTGAACAACATCACCATGGAGGAGATGTTGAGCGCGAATCCGCTGAGCCAGAAGTACGCCATTCCGGCGCCGAACACCAAGACGTTGAGGATCCATTGGCTTTCCAGCCATTCGGCGAAGCTGCGCTTTCCGGCGACGGCGACCACGACGGGCTGCTCGTCGACGAAGATCGCCGGATCGGACGCCAAGCAGTGCGCCGGTTCCATCCGGCGGATCGCGGCGGCGAGCAGCGCGAGCAGCACGATCGCACTCACCCAGCTGTACGGCTGGAATATGGTCAGCCCGAGCCCCACATGCTGCCCGGTCATCTTGTGTATCACGTTGAGCGGGCTACTCGGGTCGGTGTTCGCCAGCGCGATCGACGACGACAAGCCCTGTGTCCAGACGATGAAACCCATGAACGCGGCCGCGATGAGATAGCCGAAATGCGTTGCGGCCAAACGCTTCGCGACCTGACGCGCCACCAGAGCACCCGCCACCAGTCCTAGCCCCCAGTTCAATAGCGACAACGCCGCGCTGACGCCGAAGCACAGCAGCGCGCCCTGCACCTGATTCGTCGGCCTGCCGGCGATGCGCGTGATGGCCCGCTTGATCACCGGCGCCTCGGCCAGGGTGTAGCCGGTGACCAGGATCAGCACCATCTGGAACGCGAAGGTGAAGATGTTCTGCGATCCCCAGACTCCGCCGTACCAGGCCTTCACCATGCCGCCGGGTGTCGCGCCGCGGACGAGTAGCGCGACCAGCGCTGCCACGACGACCGTGAGGATGACCGCGAACAGGTAGGGGTCCGGCATGAAGCGTTCGACATAGCGCACGCAGACAGCGGTCAGCCGCTGCATGAAGCCGCGCGCCTTGACCTCGGGGGGTTCTTCTTCGGTCGCCATCTCCGGTTACTTCACAGCTCGTAGATCAGCAGCCATACCAGGGCCGCAGCGATCAGCAGCAGGACGGCCATGATCATCCAGCGAGTAGGTCGCGACCGGCCGTGAAACCAGTGCAGCAGCTGCGTAAATCGCCAATCGGTCCACGCGTAGCCTTTTGCGGCCCAGTCTGCTTCGACCGCCATCAGACGCAAGGCAACGAGCAGTGCGGGGATGCCCGCCTCGGGGAGCAACACGATCAGGGGGACCGACGCGATCAACAGCAGACCGCCGAGCACGGCGAGCGACGCGCGCACCGGAATCGAGCGCGCGCGGGCCCGTTTCCGGTAGGCGTACACCCGATCGAGTGCGGCCCGGCGGCTGATGACTGGGTGCTCGCCTGTGTCCACGGATACTCCTGTGGTCAATGCCGGACGTGGGTGCAGACAAGCGTCCGTGAACTCGAAGGCCTCAATGGGCCGCCGCCGAATCTAGCGCGTCGGCGACGAGTTTCCCAGTCGATCAGATCATGCCTCGAGCCGGGCGCGCACCGTGTTCAGCCGCTCGCGCAAATCCTCCTCACTGATGAGGCCCCGGGCCAGCAGCGAGTAGGCCAGCGAAACCAGTTGATTTTCCGGGAACGGCAAATCGGCGAAGCGGTCGGACGACAGCTCGTCTTCCTCGGCACGGCGTTCCTTGAAGGTCAGGGCAGCCGGTCCATCGGTGTTACAGGCCCGGTCCAGCGCGTCGCACAGGCCGTCCAGGCTCGTCTTCCACGGCGGCAGCGGATTCTCGACACCGTACTTGGCCGCCATGACCGGCCAGGTCTGGCGGCGCTGCGCAATCTCATCAAGGACAGCGAAATCGGTTGTGGAACAGCTGGATTCGTTTGTCATCCCATCACGCTTTCATCGGGCGGACGGCCCGGCGCACCAATGGCGTGACATTGTTGGTCACCCCGGGTTTGGGCAGCGCAACGCCGATGAGGCAGTCCCGGGTGATGATCTTGGCGAGTTGATCCTCGGTCCAGCCGTCGGTGCCCTCCGGGCGCATCGGCATCACCATGAAGCGGTGCTTCTGGTTCGAGTCCTCCACGCGCACCTCGACGTCGTCAGGAAGCGTGAGACCGAACTCCGAGAGCACCTGGCGCGGCCAGCGCACGAGGCGACGGCGGTAGTTGGGGGTCCGGTACCACTCGGGAGAGTTGCCCAGGATGGGGCGTGGGTAGCAGGAGCACAGCGCGCAAACGATCACATGGTGCACTTGCGGCGTGTCCTCGAGGATCTTGAACGCCACGAAGTCGCTAGGGGTGCCGAATCCGGTGGGGTCCAACCAGTCGACGCCGACCTCCTTGGCCGCAGCCACCGCGTCGGTCACCGCCAGGTCCTTGAAGGCGGGGTCCAGCCAGGCCTTGGCCACCAGCCGGGACGCGGGTGCGGGACCGATCTGCTCGGCGTACTCGGTGAAGACGCGATGTTCCTGCGCGGTGAACAATCCCTTCTCGATACACAGTTCGCGCAGGGCGATTTCCAGAACTTCGAAGTCGGTGATCTCGTCGACCATCGGCTTGACCGTGCGTTGGTGCTCGTGCTCGTGTGCAGTCATCGGGCTTCTTTCAATCGGCGGCTTGCAGCCAGCGCTCGGGGATCTCGGTCTGCAGGGTGTCGTTCGGCGGCCCGGTGTAGTTGTCCCAGAGCCGCGACTGGTTGAACCGCACGATGTAGAACCACTCGGGTCTGGCATCCTCGCGGTCCCAAGCTTCGTCCTCGGGGGCCGGACTCTCGTACGAGACCTCGGCGATGATCCCCTCCGCGCCGCGCACGTACTCCGGCGTGCGGGTATAGAACATCGCCGGCCACTCCCGCACTCTGACCCGATCGCCTACCTCGAACTGCGCCTTTCCGGCCTGGCCGGCAAAGCGCTGCGGATCACCGATACCGGCGGCGGCGAGGTGATGTTCGTTGCGTTCGACGCCGGCGCCGTCCCCTTCGAACCTCGGCTGCGCATCCGGAAGGCGACCCTGCAGCCCGCCGGCGTACCGGTCCTGCACCTCGGCCAGCCGATCGGTCAGCTCGCCCCAGGTGATGTGCTTCTTTTCGATGAGCACTCGTCCCACCGACCACAGCCAGCGGCTGTAGTAGGGCAGCCCTAGGTAGACCGCCCGACCAACGTCAACATTGGCCAGCCTCCGCCGCTCCTCGGAGACCCAGATACCGCGCCAGGCGAGAACTTCGCACAGCACGTAGGTCATGAGCTCCCACTGCTCTTCTTCTTTGTTCTCGTAGGCGTGTGGGTGGTCGAATTCTCCGCCGACGTCGTGGCTGGTCTTCATGTAGGCCAGCCAATGGTCGTGGGTGATCTCGTCCGGGGCCGGCCACTCCGATACCTCGGGGTAGATCGTTTTGAGTCGGGAAACCAGCGCAAGCTGAGCCGCTCGATCCGCTGCAGTGCTCATCGGAGTGTCCTTCCGGCCTGGATCTTCCGCATGAAAAGCGACCCAAGACTACCTCCGTTCAGGATGGCCGGAAAGGATGACAAACACCACCTCGCGTGGTGTGTTGACAGGGAGTACGGGGTGCGGCCGGAGCGTGGCCGCCACCACAGCGCGCTTGCCCGAACCGCCGGCGAGCGGTTTATAGAATGCGCGCATGAATCGTGGCACGGGGACGCCCGCGGCACCTGGCGGGCTGCTGCAGATTGAGGATTGCCTGGACGCGAACGGCAACATCGTCCTTCCGCCGGACACCACACTGATCTCGCTGATCGACCGCAACATCACCTACGTCGGTGACACCACCGCCTACCGCTTCCTGAACTACGGCGGCTCCGGCGAGGTCCACGCCGACGAGATCACCTGGGCTGACTTCGGAGTCCGGTTGCGGGCCGTGGCCACGCAAGTACAGCAAGTCGCGGGCCCTGGTGACCGGGTGGCGATCCTGGCGCCCCAGAGCATTGACTGGGTCATCGGCTACTACGCCGCGATCAAAGCCGGCACCATCGCCGTGCCGTTGTTCGCGCCCGAACTGCCCGGCCACGCCGAACGCCTCGAAACGGCGCTGCGCGATTCGCAACCGACCGTCATCCTCACCACGACACCGGCCCAGGACGCCATCGAGCAGTTCCTGACTGCAATGCCGCAACTGCAGCGGCCGCAAGTCCTACTGATTGACCGGATTCCCGACGCGCCCGAGCGCCAGTTCACGCCCGTCCACCTGGACATGGATGCCGTTGCCTACCTGCAGTACACCTCGGGAGCGACCCGGCCGCCCATCGGAGTGGAGATCACTCACCGGGCGGTGGCGACGAACCTTGCGCAGATGATCCTCTCGATCGACCTGCTGAACCGCAACACTCACGGCGTCAGCTGGTTGCCGCTGTATCACGACATGGGTCTGTCGATGATTGGCTTCCCGACGGTGTACGGCGGCCACACCACGCTGATGTCGCCGACGGCGTTCGTGCGCCGTCCGCTGCGCTGGATCCAGGCGTTGTCGGAGAGCTCGCGGGTCGGCCAAGTGGTGACGGCCGCACCGAATTTCGCCTACGAGTGGGCGGCGCAGCGGGGGCTGCCCGCGGCCGGCGACGACATCGACCTCACCAACGTGGTGCTGATCATCGGTTCCGAGCCGGTCAGTATCGACGCGGTGACCAACTTCAACAAGGCGTTCGCCCCCTACGCACTGCCGCGCACGGCGTTCAAGCCGTCCTACGGCATCGCAGAGGCGACGCTGATGATCGCCACCATCGACCACGCCGCCGAGACATCGGTGATCTACCTCGACCGCGAGCAACTGGGCACCGGCCGCGCGGTGCCGGTCCCGGCCGATGCGCCCAATGCCGTCGTGCAGGTGTCGTGCGGACGGGTCGCCCGCAGCCTGTGGGCGGTGATCGTCGATCCCGAAACCGGTGCCGAACTGCCCGACGGCCGCGTCGGCGAACCCTGGCTGCAAGGCAACAACGTAGGTCACGGTTACTGGGGGAGGCCCGAGGAAACGCGAGTGACGTTCGGCGCCAAGCTGAGTGCGACGCTCGAGGAAGGCAGCCACGCCACCGGCGCCCAGGTCGACGGCCACTGGCTGCGCACCGGTGACCTGGCCGTGTACCTCGACGGCGAGCTCTATGTGACCGGACGGATCGCGGACCTGGTGACCGTCGACGGCAAGAACCACTATCCACAGGACATCGAGGCCACGGTCGCCGAAGCGTCACCGTTGGTGCGCCGGGGATACGTGACCGCGTTCGCGGTCCCGCAGCAGGACGGGCAGGGCCTGGTCGTCATTGCCGAGCGCGCCACCGGCACCAGCCGGGCCGACCCGCAACCCGCAATCGAGGCCATCCGCGCTGCGGTGCTCGCTCGGCACGGGCTTTCGGTCGCTGACGTGCGTTTTCTGCCGGCCGGCGCCATTCCTCGCACCACCAGCGGCAAACTCGCGCGGGTGGCGTGCCGTACCGAATACCTCGACGGCACCCTGGGCGTGCATCAGCAAGCGCGACCCGGCGGCGACACCGGCAAAGCGGAATCCTCTTCGATCCGGCCGTCCTCGTGAGACGATCCACGCCATCGGGCAAGAAGGAGGGACAGTGGTGGATCTGCCGCGGACAGCCGGACCGTTCGCCGGGGTGATCAATCCGTCGGTGGCGGATTCGACCCCAGTCAAGCCGACAATCACCTACCCACCCGAAGGCGCTCCCAACGTCGTGGTGGTCCTGCTCGACGATGTCGGGTTTGGGGCGTCCGGCACGTTCGGCGGTCCCGTGCCAACGCCCGCGCTGGATCGCGTGGCCCAAACCGGGTTGCGTTACAACCAGTTTCACACTACGGCGCTCTGCTCGCCGACCCGCGCCGCGCTGCTGACCGGGCGCAACCATCACAGCGCACACATGGGTACGATCTGCGAAATTGCCTATGGTTTCCCGGGTTATGACAGCGTACTGCCGCAGAGCACCGCCACCGTGGCAGAGATCCTGCGGCACAACGGCTACAACACGGCCTTGTTCGGCAAGGCACACTTCACGCCAACCTGGGAGCTGGGCCCGACCGGACCATTCGACCGCTGGCCCACCGGGTTGGGCTTCGAACGTTTCTACGGCTTCATGGGCGGTGACACGTCGCAGTACGAGCCAGCATTGTTCGACCAGAACACACCCGTCGAGCCCTATCTGGGCCGCGACGATTACCACCTGACCGAAGATCTCGCCGATCGGGCTATCGACTGGATCCAGCGCCAACAGACCTCGGCACCCGGTAAGCCGTTTTTCCTCTACTTCGCGCCGGGCGCCACGCATAGCCCCCACCAAGTGTGGCCGGAGTGGTCCGACAGGTTCGCAGGCCAGTTCGATGACGGCTGGGATGCATTGCGCGAGAGCATCTATGAGCGGCAGATCGAGCTGGGCATCATTCCGGCCGGTACCCGGCTGACCCCGAGGCCGGACCAGATTCCGGCGTGGGCGGAATACGACGACCGCTACAAGCCGGTAGCCCGTCGGCTGATGGAGGTCTACGCCGGATTCCTGGCCCACACCGACGCACAGATCGGACGGGTCATCGACGCCATCGACGACCTTGGGCAGTGGGAGAATACACTTTTCATCTATATCTGCGGTGACAACGGCGCGTCGGCGGAAGGAACGATCCACGGCGCCTGGAGTTCCCCGTCGTTTCAGAACGGTCTGCCGGAGGATCCGGAGTGGCTGCTTGCCCATCTGGACGACTTCGGATCGGCCCGGTGCGAGAACCATTACAACGTGGGGTGGGCCTGGGCCCTCGACGCCCCGTTTCAGTGGATGAAGCAGGTGGCATCGCACTTCGGCGGCACCCGCAACGGGTTCGCCATCTCGTGGCCACGAGGAATCACCGCGGCGGGGGAG harbors:
- a CDS encoding maleylpyruvate isomerase family mycothiol-dependent enzyme, which encodes MNSADYIDALRRDGDRIIDVARAGLPRVVPSCAGWIIADLVWHVGVVHTFWRQVATGVVAGPENFGEPARPGERDLVQWFADGLEETASTLAGIDAESPAWTWGRRHNVGFIQRRVAHETSIHRWDAVGALGLDEAIEPWLAADGVAEFLEEVLPGMSRDLEGPSQTIALQCSDIDANWTVRAGGGACQLLTSSDDAQARVRAAASDLALLLWGRRRVEQVRVDGEVQAVQRFLARASF
- a CDS encoding TIGR00366 family protein, translated to MATEEEPPEVKARGFMQRLTAVCVRYVERFMPDPYLFAVILTVVVAALVALLVRGATPGGMVKAWYGGVWGSQNIFTFAFQMVLILVTGYTLAEAPVIKRAITRIAGRPTNQVQGALLCFGVSAALSLLNWGLGLVAGALVARQVAKRLAATHFGYLIAAAFMGFIVWTQGLSSSIALANTDPSSPLNVIHKMTGQHVGLGLTIFQPYSWVSAIVLLALLAAAIRRMEPAHCLASDPAIFVDEQPVVVAVAGKRSFAEWLESQWILNVLVFGAGMAYFWLSGFALNISSMVMLFTVTGALLHRTPIRFIRAFSEAAKVSGPLLLQYPLYGGIVGLLAYLPTQSGKALQTVLAQALVIGANEYTLPFLTFLGSVVISLFVPSGGGHWAVQGPVAVDSALALGQRSPAYLGLISMAVAVGESVANMIQPFWLLPLLAIARLNVRQVMGFTVIAFVIGLIVSGAAVLIAPHVI
- a CDS encoding thiocyanate hydrolase; translation: MTNESSCSTTDFAVLDEIAQRRQTWPVMAAKYGVENPLPPWKTSLDGLCDALDRACNTDGPAALTFKERRAEEDELSSDRFADLPFPENQLVSLAYSLLARGLISEEDLRERLNTVRARLEA
- the scnC gene encoding thiocyanate hydrolase subunit gamma, whose amino-acid sequence is MTAHEHEHQRTVKPMVDEITDFEVLEIALRELCIEKGLFTAQEHRVFTEYAEQIGPAPASRLVAKAWLDPAFKDLAVTDAVAAAKEVGVDWLDPTGFGTPSDFVAFKILEDTPQVHHVIVCALCSCYPRPILGNSPEWYRTPNYRRRLVRWPRQVLSEFGLTLPDDVEVRVEDSNQKHRFMVMPMRPEGTDGWTEDQLAKIITRDCLIGVALPKPGVTNNVTPLVRRAVRPMKA
- a CDS encoding SH3-like domain-containing protein codes for the protein MSTAADRAAQLALVSRLKTIYPEVSEWPAPDEITHDHWLAYMKTSHDVGGEFDHPHAYENKEEEQWELMTYVLCEVLAWRGIWVSEERRRLANVDVGRAVYLGLPYYSRWLWSVGRVLIEKKHITWGELTDRLAEVQDRYAGGLQGRLPDAQPRFEGDGAGVERNEHHLAAAGIGDPQRFAGQAGKAQFEVGDRVRVREWPAMFYTRTPEYVRGAEGIIAEVSYESPAPEDEAWDREDARPEWFYIVRFNQSRLWDNYTGPPNDTLQTEIPERWLQAAD
- a CDS encoding arylsulfatase, with the translated sequence MVDLPRTAGPFAGVINPSVADSTPVKPTITYPPEGAPNVVVVLLDDVGFGASGTFGGPVPTPALDRVAQTGLRYNQFHTTALCSPTRAALLTGRNHHSAHMGTICEIAYGFPGYDSVLPQSTATVAEILRHNGYNTALFGKAHFTPTWELGPTGPFDRWPTGLGFERFYGFMGGDTSQYEPALFDQNTPVEPYLGRDDYHLTEDLADRAIDWIQRQQTSAPGKPFFLYFAPGATHSPHQVWPEWSDRFAGQFDDGWDALRESIYERQIELGIIPAGTRLTPRPDQIPAWAEYDDRYKPVARRLMEVYAGFLAHTDAQIGRVIDAIDDLGQWENTLFIYICGDNGASAEGTIHGAWSSPSFQNGLPEDPEWLLAHLDDFGSARCENHYNVGWAWALDAPFQWMKQVASHFGGTRNGFAISWPRGITAAGEQRGQFHHVIDVMPTILEAAGIEMPARVNGVTQKPVEGVSMRYSFDHPDVESRRTTQYFEIFGNRAIYHDGWIASCFHGRLPWVRTGQHPFGETERWELYHLADDFSQGVDLAARYPEKLVQLQSVFDSEARKYDVYPLSDATLARALPTNRPNLLGDRASVTYYPSHVRIPETSTLSYTSTSFRLRAHVVIPAGGAQGVVICIGGAMSGWSLYLQYGVPMFTYNYLGHEVTTVTAMDPIPEGPTVIGVSFDYDGGGLGNGATISLLLNERVVADGRVERTVPFRFSMSGETLDVGTDSGSPVAPYGHAFRFTGHIDRIEATIDPRPADLAAALSEAEMRSAMGSQ